Part of the Spirochaeta lutea genome is shown below.
AAGCGAGAGCGAGACACCGAGGCCGACCGGGAACGGTTGCTCCAGACCGTAGGGAAACTCACCGTAGAGAACGAGTTTCTAAAAAAAAAGTACAAGGAACTGTACGGGAGCGAGTTCTGATGATCGAAGCTGATCACAAGAAACACTCGATTGCAGAGCAATGCCGCGTGCTGAACCTCAATCGCTCGGCGTACTACTACGAGTGCTCAGACCGGCGCAACGACGCCGACCTGGAGGATCTCAAGCTGATTCTTGCAGTGCTTGGTGAAAAAGCTTTTTATGGTTACCGGAAGATCACCAGGGAACTGAGGAACACGCATCGGCATCTGACAAGTAAGCGGGTGCGGCGGATCATGCATCAGTTTGGGCTACGGGCGATTTACCCTAAGCTCAACCTAAGCAGTCCTCGTAAGGGACATAAGAAATACCCGTATTTGTTGCGTGGTAAGGAAATACAATACCCCAACCAGGTGTGGGCAACTGATGTGACATACCTGCGGCTTCCCGGTGGTTTCGTGTATCTGACGGCAGTCATGGATCTGTTTTCTCGGAAGGTGCTCTCATGGCGGTTGTCAAATTCCATGGATGCCACCTTCTGTGTTGCGGCGGTGCGTGAAGCGATTGATCGCTACGGTGTGCCGGCCATCTTTAATACCGACCAAGGCTCTCAGTTCACCAGTGACGCCTTCATTAATGTGCTGAAGGAGCACCACATTGAGATCAGCATGGATGGTAAAGGCCGGGCACTGGACAATGTATACGTGGAGCGGCTGTGGCGATCACTGAAGTACGAGGACATCTACCTGAACTCGTACGAAACCTTTGCTGAGCTTCAGCGGGGAGTGAACCGCTACTTCCAGTTTTACAACACTGAACGGTTCCACCAGGGACTGGATTATGCAACTCCAGAAATGATGCACCAGTCGTTTGTATTGGAAGACCCCCTGCCGTTGGCAGGGTAGCAATAATCGGGGGGAAGGAAATTTCTTAAACCGGCAGTAAATTCTGTCTTGACGGTTGGGCCCATTTCAAACCGACTCTGCGATTCGAGAAAAGCAGAATCCGTTAGAGTTCTTTGAGAGGGTGCTGTCGGTGGAGATGGATGCCC
Proteins encoded:
- a CDS encoding IS3 family transposase, translating into MIEADHKKHSIAEQCRVLNLNRSAYYYECSDRRNDADLEDLKLILAVLGEKAFYGYRKITRELRNTHRHLTSKRVRRIMHQFGLRAIYPKLNLSSPRKGHKKYPYLLRGKEIQYPNQVWATDVTYLRLPGGFVYLTAVMDLFSRKVLSWRLSNSMDATFCVAAVREAIDRYGVPAIFNTDQGSQFTSDAFINVLKEHHIEISMDGKGRALDNVYVERLWRSLKYEDIYLNSYETFAELQRGVNRYFQFYNTERFHQGLDYATPEMMHQSFVLEDPLPLAG